In one window of Gossypium hirsutum isolate 1008001.06 chromosome A01, Gossypium_hirsutum_v2.1, whole genome shotgun sequence DNA:
- the LOC107925463 gene encoding protein ALTERED PHOSPHATE STARVATION RESPONSE 1 isoform X2, which translates to MGCSSSKLDDLPAVALCRERCSFLDEAIQQRFALAEAHVAYTASLKLFGQSLNNFVDNDFGTSSGALPPSPPSPNKLKSKAVDPVQVGSSSPKKDVISHHHSHSHSGSHLHFDSGSDEDDSAGSLHHSDHSSPLHHDGGGPHIEYLHQNYPNYGAYETGSFPGRYMHMNFMKKQPTPSIVYEQRPVNPEIVYMGESSSSSSFYNNNNPSSSSYPYPGYQNYGGFSNYAFYPAPGYQSSLQPSSVAGGSSSKPPPPPPSPPRTSAWDFLNPFESYENYNHTYTPSRDLRKVREAEGIPELEDENYQHEVVKEVDGDQKFVDSGGYSKSPAEEAAKGVVTSEAEASLYQSRPSVGVENDRVEYEVHVVDKKVVSDESAEERGKGSKGPPRNVFEVIREIQVQFVKASESGSEIAKLLEVGTLPYHRKHASKMLQVVTPSLSLVSSQPSTSKTDSSADNTDPAFLDFNEELAKKQRNLSSTLQKLYLWEKKLYNEVKAEEKMRVAYDRKCRKLKQLDERGAEANKVDSTRNIIRSLSTKIRIAIQVVDKISVTINKIRDEELWPLLNELIEGLNRMWKCMLECHHSQCQLEHELISWTIRFSSWIGAQKGYVRALNNWLLRCIHHEPEVTDDGIAPFSPSRVGAPPIFVICNQWSQVMDRISEREVVDSMRIFAMSIFQLWEQDKSEMHRRMMANKDLERKARNLDREDQKLQKEIQAMDKKIVLVSGDGNSLSVAGHVYQSDTSNTSLQGSLQRILDAMERFSSESSKAYEELSERVKERIAQDHERVT; encoded by the exons ATGGGATGTTCTAGTTCGAAGTTAGATGATCTGCCGGCAGTTGCTCTATGTCGGGAACGATGTAGTTTCTTGGATGAAGCGATTCAACAACGTTTTGCTTTAGCTGAAGCTCATGTTGCTTATACAGCTTCTTTGAAGTTATTTGGACAGTCTTTGAACAATTTTGTTGATAATGATTTCGGGACTTCTTCAGGGGCGTTGCCTCCTTCTCCTCCATCTCCTAATAAACTTAAAAGCAAAGCGGTGGATCCAGTTCAAGTTGGGTCAAGTTCACCCAAGAAAGATGTTATTTCTCACCACCATTCCCATTCCCATTCTGGGTCTCATCTTCACTTCGATTCTGGTTCTGATGAAGATGATTCTGCCGGGTCCTTGCACCATTCAGATCATTCTTCTCCTTTGCACCACGATGGTGGGGGTCCTCATATTGAGTATTTGCACCAAAATTACCCCAATTATGGTGCCTACGAAACCGGGTCTTTCCCTGGTCGGTATATGCATATGAATTTTATGAAGAAGCAACCAACGCCGTCTATTGTTTATGAACAAAGGCCTGTGAATCCAGAGATAGTTTATATGGGTGaatcttcatcatcatcttctttttataataacaataatcCTAGTTCTAGTTCATATCCTTATCCGGGTTATCAAAATTACGGTGGTTTTAGTAATTATGCTTTCTATCCGGCGCCTGGTTATCAATCTTCACTGCAACCGTCGTCAGTGGCTGGAGGGTCATCCTCGAAACCACCGCCGCCTCCACCTTCACCTCCGAGAACCTCAGCTTGGGATTTCTTGAACCCGTTCGAGAGTTATGAAAACTACAACCATACGTATACGCCGAGTAGGGATTTGAGAAAGGTGAGGGAAGCGGAAGGGATCCCTGAGTTGGAAGATGAGAATTATCAACATGAAGTAGTTAAAGAAGTGGACGGAGATCAGAAATTTGTTGATAGCGGAGGGTATTCCAAGTCCCCAGCTGAAGAAGCAGCTAAGGGAGTTGTTACTAGTGAAGCAGAGGCCTCGCTTTATCAGAGCAGGCCTAGTGTAGGGGTGGAAAATGATAGGGTGGAATATGAGGTTCATGTGGTGGATAAGAAAGTTGTGAGTGATGAGAGCGCTGAGGAGCGTGGTAAAGGGTCAAAAGGCCCTCCAAGGAATGTTTTTGAGGTGATTAGAGAGATACAAGTTCAGTTTGTTAAAGCTTCTGAGTCAGGGAGTGAAATTGCAAAGTTGCTTGAGGTGGGAACACTTCCTTATCACCGTAAACATG CTTCGAAGATGTTGCAAGTAGTTACTCCTTCGTTATCATTAGTATCATCTCAGCCATCTACTTCTAAGACTGATTCATCGGCTGACAATACTGATCCGGCTTTTCTAGACTTCAATGAAGAATTGGCCAAGAAACAGAGAAACCTTTCCTCTACATTGCAGAAGTTGTATCTTTGGGAAAAGAAACTCTACAATGAAGTAAAG GCTGAGGAGAAGATGCGGGTAGCTTATGACAGGAAATGCCGTAAGTTGAAGCAGTTAGATGAAAGGGGTGCTGAAGCTAACAAAGTTGATTCAACCCGGAATATAATCAGGAGCCTATCAACAAAGATAAGAATTGCAATTCAAGTTGTTGACAAGATATCTGTGACAATTAATAAGATCAGAGATGAGGAGCTATGGCCACTGCTCAATGAACTGATTGAAGG GTTAAACCGAATGTGGAAATGCATGCTTGAATGCCATCATAGTCAGTGTCAG CTTGAGCATGAACTTATTAGTTGGACTATAAGATTCTCTAGTTGGATAGGTGCCCAAAAGGGCTATGTCAGGGCTTTGAATAATTGGCTTCTGAGATGTATTCACCATGAACCTGAAGTGACTGATGATGGAATAGCTCCCTTCTCACCTAGCAGGGTAGGTGCACCCCCTATATTCGTAATCTGTAATCAGTGGTCACAAGTAATGGATAGAATATCTGAAAGGGAGGTGGTTGACTCCATGCGGATTTTTGCCATGAGCATATTCCAGCTTTGGGAACAAGATAAGTCGGAAATGCATAGGAGAATGATGGCGAATAAGGATTTAGAGAGAAAGGCTAGGAACTTGGATAGAGAGGATCAAAAGCTACAGAAAGAGATCCAAGCGAtggataaaaaaattgttttggtcTCTGGAGATGGTAATAGTCTCTCAGTAGCTGGACATGTGTATCAGAGTGACACTAGCAACACCAGTTTGCAGGGTAGCTTGCAACGCATTTTAGATGCAATGGAAAGGTTCAGTTCTGAGTCCTCCAAAGCCTATGAGGAGCTTTCGGAACGTGTTAAAGAAAGGATTGCTCAAGATCATGAAAGAGTTACGTAG
- the LOC107925463 gene encoding protein ALTERED PHOSPHATE STARVATION RESPONSE 1 isoform X1, which produces MGCSSSKLDDLPAVALCRERCSFLDEAIQQRFALAEAHVAYTASLKLFGQSLNNFVDNDFGTSSGALPPSPPSPNKLKSKAVDPVQVGSSSPKKDVISHHHSHSHSGSHLHFDSGSDEDDSAGSLHHSDHSSPLHHDGGGPHIEYLHQNYPNYGAYETGSFPGRYMHMNFMKKQPTPSIVYEQRPVNPEIVYMGESSSSSSFYNNNNPSSSSYPYPGYQNYGGFSNYAFYPAPGYQSSLQPSSVAGGSSSKPPPPPPSPPRTSAWDFLNPFESYENYNHTYTPSRDLRKVREAEGIPELEDENYQHEVVKEVDGDQKFVDSGGYSKSPAEEAAKGVVTSEAEASLYQSRPSVGVENDRVEYEVHVVDKKVVSDESAEERGKGSKGPPRNVFEVIREIQVQFVKASESGSEIAKLLEVGTLPYHRKHASKMLQVVTPSLSLVSSQPSTSKTDSSADNTDPAFLDFNEELAKKQRNLSSTLQKLYLWEKKLYNEVKAEEKMRVAYDRKCRKLKQLDERGAEANKVDSTRNIIRSLSTKIRIAIQVVDKISVTINKIRDEELWPLLNELIEGLNRMWKCMLECHHSQCQVIKEAKSLGSIGSGKKLSDDHLKATLQLEHELISWTIRFSSWIGAQKGYVRALNNWLLRCIHHEPEVTDDGIAPFSPSRVGAPPIFVICNQWSQVMDRISEREVVDSMRIFAMSIFQLWEQDKSEMHRRMMANKDLERKARNLDREDQKLQKEIQAMDKKIVLVSGDGNSLSVAGHVYQSDTSNTSLQGSLQRILDAMERFSSESSKAYEELSERVKERIAQDHERVT; this is translated from the exons ATGGGATGTTCTAGTTCGAAGTTAGATGATCTGCCGGCAGTTGCTCTATGTCGGGAACGATGTAGTTTCTTGGATGAAGCGATTCAACAACGTTTTGCTTTAGCTGAAGCTCATGTTGCTTATACAGCTTCTTTGAAGTTATTTGGACAGTCTTTGAACAATTTTGTTGATAATGATTTCGGGACTTCTTCAGGGGCGTTGCCTCCTTCTCCTCCATCTCCTAATAAACTTAAAAGCAAAGCGGTGGATCCAGTTCAAGTTGGGTCAAGTTCACCCAAGAAAGATGTTATTTCTCACCACCATTCCCATTCCCATTCTGGGTCTCATCTTCACTTCGATTCTGGTTCTGATGAAGATGATTCTGCCGGGTCCTTGCACCATTCAGATCATTCTTCTCCTTTGCACCACGATGGTGGGGGTCCTCATATTGAGTATTTGCACCAAAATTACCCCAATTATGGTGCCTACGAAACCGGGTCTTTCCCTGGTCGGTATATGCATATGAATTTTATGAAGAAGCAACCAACGCCGTCTATTGTTTATGAACAAAGGCCTGTGAATCCAGAGATAGTTTATATGGGTGaatcttcatcatcatcttctttttataataacaataatcCTAGTTCTAGTTCATATCCTTATCCGGGTTATCAAAATTACGGTGGTTTTAGTAATTATGCTTTCTATCCGGCGCCTGGTTATCAATCTTCACTGCAACCGTCGTCAGTGGCTGGAGGGTCATCCTCGAAACCACCGCCGCCTCCACCTTCACCTCCGAGAACCTCAGCTTGGGATTTCTTGAACCCGTTCGAGAGTTATGAAAACTACAACCATACGTATACGCCGAGTAGGGATTTGAGAAAGGTGAGGGAAGCGGAAGGGATCCCTGAGTTGGAAGATGAGAATTATCAACATGAAGTAGTTAAAGAAGTGGACGGAGATCAGAAATTTGTTGATAGCGGAGGGTATTCCAAGTCCCCAGCTGAAGAAGCAGCTAAGGGAGTTGTTACTAGTGAAGCAGAGGCCTCGCTTTATCAGAGCAGGCCTAGTGTAGGGGTGGAAAATGATAGGGTGGAATATGAGGTTCATGTGGTGGATAAGAAAGTTGTGAGTGATGAGAGCGCTGAGGAGCGTGGTAAAGGGTCAAAAGGCCCTCCAAGGAATGTTTTTGAGGTGATTAGAGAGATACAAGTTCAGTTTGTTAAAGCTTCTGAGTCAGGGAGTGAAATTGCAAAGTTGCTTGAGGTGGGAACACTTCCTTATCACCGTAAACATG CTTCGAAGATGTTGCAAGTAGTTACTCCTTCGTTATCATTAGTATCATCTCAGCCATCTACTTCTAAGACTGATTCATCGGCTGACAATACTGATCCGGCTTTTCTAGACTTCAATGAAGAATTGGCCAAGAAACAGAGAAACCTTTCCTCTACATTGCAGAAGTTGTATCTTTGGGAAAAGAAACTCTACAATGAAGTAAAG GCTGAGGAGAAGATGCGGGTAGCTTATGACAGGAAATGCCGTAAGTTGAAGCAGTTAGATGAAAGGGGTGCTGAAGCTAACAAAGTTGATTCAACCCGGAATATAATCAGGAGCCTATCAACAAAGATAAGAATTGCAATTCAAGTTGTTGACAAGATATCTGTGACAATTAATAAGATCAGAGATGAGGAGCTATGGCCACTGCTCAATGAACTGATTGAAGG GTTAAACCGAATGTGGAAATGCATGCTTGAATGCCATCATAGTCAGTGTCAGGTAATTAAAGAAGCCAAAAGTTTAGGTTCTATTGGATCTGGCAAAAAGCTTAGTGATGACCATCTTAAGGCCACTTTGCAGCTTGAGCATGAACTTATTAGTTGGACTATAAGATTCTCTAGTTGGATAGGTGCCCAAAAGGGCTATGTCAGGGCTTTGAATAATTGGCTTCTGAGATGTATTCACCATGAACCTGAAGTGACTGATGATGGAATAGCTCCCTTCTCACCTAGCAGGGTAGGTGCACCCCCTATATTCGTAATCTGTAATCAGTGGTCACAAGTAATGGATAGAATATCTGAAAGGGAGGTGGTTGACTCCATGCGGATTTTTGCCATGAGCATATTCCAGCTTTGGGAACAAGATAAGTCGGAAATGCATAGGAGAATGATGGCGAATAAGGATTTAGAGAGAAAGGCTAGGAACTTGGATAGAGAGGATCAAAAGCTACAGAAAGAGATCCAAGCGAtggataaaaaaattgttttggtcTCTGGAGATGGTAATAGTCTCTCAGTAGCTGGACATGTGTATCAGAGTGACACTAGCAACACCAGTTTGCAGGGTAGCTTGCAACGCATTTTAGATGCAATGGAAAGGTTCAGTTCTGAGTCCTCCAAAGCCTATGAGGAGCTTTCGGAACGTGTTAAAGAAAGGATTGCTCAAGATCATGAAAGAGTTACGTAG